In Kordiimonas sp. SCSIO 12610, the following are encoded in one genomic region:
- a CDS encoding prephenate/arogenate dehydrogenase family protein — MSETKIIFNTITIIGAGLIGSSLARAIKRGKLAETLVLCDQDLPTLDEAKSLALADVYEIDARLAVEDADLVVYAIPVGVIATVGEIVSANLKTGAIISDVGSVKKTVLDALTPFIPDGVHLVPGHPVAGTEQSGPSAGFASLFDDRWCILTPDTQTDDAAVQKVEDFWRAIGSKVEIMDAEHHDLVLAITSHVPHLIAYNIVGTASDLEAVTRSEVIKYSAGGFRDFTRIAASDPTMWRDVFLNNKEAVLEMLGRFSEDLTALQRAIRWGDGDALFDLFSRTRDIRRKIIDAGQETADADFGRSNEN, encoded by the coding sequence ATGAGTGAGACAAAAATCATTTTCAATACAATTACCATCATTGGTGCGGGTCTAATTGGATCATCATTAGCTCGTGCAATCAAGCGAGGTAAGTTGGCGGAAACACTTGTTTTATGTGACCAAGATTTGCCAACCCTTGATGAAGCCAAATCGCTGGCGTTGGCAGATGTCTATGAAATAGATGCGCGGCTTGCGGTTGAAGATGCGGATTTGGTGGTTTATGCGATCCCGGTTGGTGTAATTGCCACCGTTGGTGAAATTGTTTCAGCCAATTTGAAAACTGGCGCAATTATCAGTGATGTTGGTTCGGTCAAGAAAACGGTTTTGGATGCATTGACCCCGTTTATTCCTGACGGAGTTCATTTGGTGCCGGGCCATCCGGTTGCAGGGACTGAGCAATCAGGCCCCTCTGCTGGTTTTGCAAGTTTATTTGATGATCGTTGGTGTATTTTGACGCCAGATACCCAGACGGATGATGCGGCCGTCCAAAAAGTAGAGGATTTTTGGCGTGCGATCGGAAGTAAGGTTGAGATTATGGACGCCGAGCATCATGACCTTGTTCTCGCGATCACATCCCATGTTCCACACTTGATCGCTTATAATATTGTTGGAACTGCTTCTGATCTTGAGGCGGTGACAAGGTCAGAGGTTATTAAATATTCAGCAGGTGGTTTTCGCGATTTTACCCGGATCGCTGCATCTGACCCCACGATGTGGAGGGATGTGTTTCTTAATAATAAAGAGGCGGTTCTTGAAATGCTTGGTCGATTTTCTGAGGATTTAACAGCACTTCAGCGCGCGATCAGGTGGGGTGACGGCGATGCACTGTTTGACCTTTTTTCGCGAACTCGTGACATACGCCGGAAGATTATTGACGCAGGGCAAGAAACAGCTGATGCCGATTTTGGTCGTTCGAATGAGAATTAA
- the hisC gene encoding histidinol-phosphate transaminase produces MASPKAHEWILDLAAYVPGRAKVDGIEKTVKLSSNESVYGASPHAIEAYKDAADELMRYPDAGSNELREAIAEVYNLDADKIVCGAGSDDILTLLIHAYAGPGDEVIYSQYGFMVYPIQTQAVGATGIAIPNKNWAADVDGILEAVSEDTKLVFVDNPNNPTGAYLDWGEIERLHAGLRSDIILVLDAAYAECVTAEDYHAGEKLVESAENVIMTRTFSKMYALAGLRVGWAYGDPAIIDVLNRIRMPFNVCLPGQPAAVAAVKDQEHLKASIDFNTEWRDWLTANLVALGLDVVPSQTNFILIGFPEEAPFTAELAYEFLTKNGFLLRWLPGQGLASHLRLSVGTPEQNRAVVNLITEFMNGSPEASDE; encoded by the coding sequence ATGGCTTCACCGAAAGCTCACGAATGGATATTGGACCTTGCGGCTTATGTGCCTGGCCGCGCGAAGGTTGATGGTATCGAGAAAACGGTTAAACTGTCCTCTAACGAGTCAGTGTATGGTGCGAGCCCTCATGCAATTGAAGCTTACAAAGATGCTGCTGATGAGTTGATGCGTTATCCGGATGCCGGATCGAATGAACTTCGAGAGGCAATCGCAGAAGTCTATAACTTGGATGCGGATAAAATTGTTTGTGGTGCAGGGTCAGATGATATTCTCACGCTTTTAATCCATGCATATGCGGGTCCTGGTGACGAAGTGATCTATAGCCAATATGGCTTCATGGTGTATCCAATTCAGACACAGGCGGTCGGTGCAACAGGTATTGCTATTCCAAATAAAAACTGGGCTGCGGATGTTGATGGTATTCTGGAAGCAGTGAGTGAGGACACAAAACTGGTTTTCGTCGACAATCCAAACAATCCAACAGGTGCTTATCTGGATTGGGGTGAAATTGAACGCCTGCATGCTGGATTGCGTAGTGATATTATTCTGGTGCTTGATGCGGCTTATGCCGAATGTGTAACAGCAGAAGATTATCATGCGGGTGAGAAACTGGTTGAAAGCGCCGAGAATGTTATCATGACCCGTACATTTTCAAAAATGTATGCATTGGCGGGGCTTCGTGTGGGTTGGGCATATGGTGATCCTGCTATCATTGATGTTTTGAACCGTATTCGCATGCCGTTTAATGTATGCTTACCTGGGCAACCCGCAGCAGTTGCTGCTGTTAAAGACCAAGAGCACTTGAAGGCATCCATCGATTTTAATACTGAATGGCGGGATTGGTTAACGGCCAATCTGGTTGCGCTTGGTTTGGATGTCGTACCTAGTCAAACCAATTTTATACTTATCGGTTTTCCAGAAGAGGCGCCATTTACGGCTGAATTGGCTTATGAATTCCTGACTAAGAACGGCTTCCTTTTGCGATGGCTCCCGGGGCAGGGATTGGCATCTCATTTGAGGCTGTCTGTGGGTACTCCTGAGCAAAATCGTGCTGTTGTTAATTTGATCACTGAGTTTATGAACGGCTCGCCCGAGGCTTCGGATGAGTGA
- a CDS encoding YdcF family protein, giving the protein MKGPRKRAWYRTLYKIIFYSGAAWLIGLGFFYVTLPKPADINHDNPLNAEALIVLTGGKNRLETALDILKKYPDKRLLISGVNPIVEQSELRALTGSENTLFDCCVDIDQVSENTAANAVEGSKWIQKNKFQTVIIITADYHIRRSMMLFQNQAPQITFTGHAVQTDADLSFLAREYNKYLFTVIQLALGITPNVRVTQTSALTASSIVTG; this is encoded by the coding sequence ATGAAGGGGCCCAGAAAACGCGCTTGGTATCGCACCTTGTATAAAATTATCTTTTACAGCGGTGCCGCATGGCTGATTGGTTTGGGATTTTTCTATGTAACACTTCCAAAACCAGCGGACATCAACCATGATAATCCACTAAATGCAGAAGCATTGATTGTCCTTACAGGTGGAAAAAACCGCCTGGAGACAGCATTAGACATTCTAAAAAAGTACCCCGACAAGCGCTTGCTTATTTCAGGGGTGAACCCAATTGTTGAACAATCTGAACTCCGTGCTTTAACCGGCTCAGAAAACACTCTCTTTGATTGCTGTGTTGATATTGATCAAGTTTCCGAGAATACAGCAGCAAACGCGGTTGAAGGCTCAAAATGGATTCAAAAAAACAAATTCCAGACTGTCATCATTATCACAGCGGATTATCATATACGCCGCAGCATGATGCTTTTTCAAAATCAGGCACCTCAAATTACCTTTACTGGTCACGCTGTTCAAACAGACGCCGACCTCTCGTTTCTTGCGAGGGAGTATAACAAATATCTATTTACCGTGATACAGCTTGCTCTCGGCATCACGCCTAATGTAAGAGTCACTCAAACATCTGCGCTTACCGCATCCTCTATAGTCACCGGATAA
- a CDS encoding homoserine O-acetyltransferase, which translates to MTISNDNLAELFKANPLLLDCGAALSPVNVAYETYGTLNAEKSNAILICHALTGDQYVASPHPLTKKPGWWSRIVGPKKIIDTDKYFVICSNVLGSCMGTTGPSSINPKTDKEWCLDFPVITIRDMVKVQAELISHLGIDTLFAVIGGSMGGMQVLEWLANYPKRLNSAIALATTAKHTAQNIAFHEVGRQSIMADANWNGGQYYGQKELPGKGLSVARMTAHITYLSEDALTRKFGRNLQERDAVTFGFDADFQVESYLRHQGFTFIDRFDANSYLYITRAMDYLDIAGRHNNRLAEAFQHAKHVKCCVISFTSDWLYPTAENKQIVHALNASGVPVSFAEIDSPHGHDSFLLDLPEMDKMLDGFIKSCAQSAGFN; encoded by the coding sequence TTGACTATTTCTAATGACAATCTTGCTGAACTATTTAAGGCTAATCCGTTGCTGCTCGACTGCGGCGCGGCACTAAGCCCTGTCAATGTTGCTTATGAAACCTACGGAACTTTAAACGCAGAAAAATCGAATGCCATATTGATTTGCCATGCTCTTACAGGCGATCAATATGTTGCCAGCCCTCATCCATTGACAAAAAAACCGGGATGGTGGTCAAGAATAGTTGGTCCCAAGAAAATAATCGATACAGACAAATATTTCGTAATTTGCTCAAACGTTCTCGGCAGTTGTATGGGAACAACAGGCCCGTCCAGTATCAATCCAAAAACTGACAAAGAATGGTGCCTTGATTTTCCGGTTATAACCATTCGTGATATGGTCAAGGTTCAAGCAGAATTAATAAGCCATTTGGGAATAGATACACTTTTCGCCGTAATTGGTGGATCAATGGGCGGCATGCAAGTTCTAGAGTGGCTTGCCAACTATCCAAAACGCTTAAATTCAGCAATTGCTCTTGCCACTACCGCGAAACATACAGCACAAAATATTGCTTTCCATGAAGTCGGTCGGCAATCAATAATGGCAGATGCAAACTGGAATGGTGGACAGTATTACGGCCAAAAAGAATTACCTGGAAAAGGACTTTCCGTTGCCCGTATGACCGCTCATATAACGTATCTGTCTGAGGATGCATTAACGCGGAAATTTGGACGCAACCTTCAGGAGCGCGACGCCGTGACCTTTGGGTTCGATGCCGACTTTCAGGTTGAAAGCTATTTACGACATCAGGGCTTTACGTTCATCGACCGGTTTGACGCAAATAGTTATTTGTACATCACTCGTGCCATGGACTATCTCGATATTGCTGGCCGACATAACAATCGCCTGGCAGAGGCCTTTCAGCATGCAAAACATGTAAAATGCTGTGTCATTAGCTTCACAAGTGACTGGCTCTATCCAACAGCAGAAAACAAACAGATTGTGCATGCTTTAAATGCATCTGGTGTGCCTGTTAGTTTTGCAGAGATTGATTCGCCCCACGGTCACGACTCTTTCCTCCTGGATTTGCCGGAAATGGACAAAATGCTCGATGGCTTTATCAAAAGCTGCGCCCAATCAGCGGGGTTTAACTGA
- the rraA gene encoding ribonuclease E activity regulator RraA — MASRTAKIPKLATADVCDASGRAVDVIALPWRDYGKRLDFAGPVSTLKTIDDNTHVRTLLEEQGEGRVLIIDGAGSMRSALVGGNLAALASQNGWAGIIVNGCVRDIHELIDEDIGIKALATCPRKSIKNNQGDINIPISIGGVIVKPGFWIIADGDGVVVSPELPSL, encoded by the coding sequence TTGGCTTCTCGCACGGCGAAAATTCCCAAACTTGCTACGGCAGATGTTTGTGACGCCTCTGGTCGTGCAGTTGATGTTATTGCACTGCCCTGGCGTGACTATGGTAAACGTTTGGATTTTGCCGGGCCGGTTTCTACGCTGAAAACAATCGATGATAATACGCATGTTCGAACTTTGTTGGAAGAACAGGGTGAAGGTAGAGTATTGATCATTGACGGTGCTGGAAGTATGCGCTCTGCGCTTGTGGGGGGTAATCTGGCTGCCTTGGCTAGTCAAAATGGTTGGGCAGGTATCATCGTTAATGGCTGTGTTCGTGATATCCATGAATTAATAGATGAAGATATCGGAATTAAAGCGCTGGCCACTTGCCCTCGTAAATCGATAAAGAACAATCAAGGTGATATCAATATTCCTATTTCAATAGGCGGCGTTATCGTTAAGCCCGGGTTTTGGATCATTGCTGATGGTGATGGGGTGGTTGTATCACCAGAGTTGCCGTCACTTTGA
- a CDS encoding MlaD family protein has product METRASHILVGGFVLAFLAGLVGFAVWIAKVDLDAEYKDYDIYFNDTVSGLVKRGTVFYLGIPVGEVRDITLAPDDPRKVRVWVRLRAEVPVNEGATARLDFQGFTGVAYIELFGGPPEAPLLTPHPGQERPVIPAQVSGLQVLFASAPDLLDAAGLAVAQVQKLLADENLAEIAGILKNTNQITGNLATGTKDIDGLIVDARAALVEVAGAANAIQKLANSGNELIANDAKPLIAEAIKTMQTAQEMLGRVDALVAANEGAVTQFVNGSLPEVSRMIVDLRKTARTLSRLVTRIEQNPGEIIFGTPEDEYDPKTRTQGDKK; this is encoded by the coding sequence ATGGAAACACGCGCCTCACATATATTGGTCGGCGGGTTTGTTTTGGCCTTTTTGGCAGGATTGGTCGGCTTTGCGGTCTGGATTGCAAAAGTTGATCTGGATGCTGAATACAAAGATTATGACATTTATTTCAATGATACGGTTTCTGGTCTGGTTAAGCGTGGAACGGTATTCTACCTTGGTATCCCTGTTGGTGAAGTGCGGGATATTACACTCGCACCAGATGACCCCAGAAAAGTAAGAGTTTGGGTTCGACTTCGCGCCGAAGTTCCGGTGAATGAAGGGGCAACCGCAAGGCTGGACTTTCAGGGCTTTACTGGCGTTGCTTATATTGAACTCTTTGGCGGTCCGCCAGAGGCTCCTTTGCTTACACCGCACCCCGGGCAAGAGCGGCCGGTGATACCGGCTCAAGTTTCCGGGTTGCAGGTTTTGTTTGCAAGTGCGCCTGACCTGTTGGATGCGGCAGGACTTGCCGTTGCACAGGTACAGAAACTACTTGCTGATGAAAATCTGGCTGAAATCGCCGGTATTCTAAAAAATACAAATCAAATCACCGGAAATTTAGCGACTGGGACGAAAGATATTGATGGTTTAATTGTTGATGCCCGTGCAGCATTGGTTGAGGTTGCGGGCGCAGCTAATGCTATCCAAAAACTTGCCAATTCAGGCAATGAACTGATTGCAAATGATGCAAAACCGCTGATAGCTGAAGCCATAAAAACGATGCAAACTGCGCAGGAAATGCTGGGTCGTGTCGATGCGCTTGTTGCCGCAAACGAAGGAGCGGTCACACAATTTGTAAACGGTAGTTTACCGGAAGTGTCACGAATGATTGTTGATTTAAGGAAGACAGCAAGAACCCTCTCCAGATTGGTTACACGGATAGAACAAAATCCTGGAGAAATTATTTTTGGTACACCTGAAGATGAATATGACCCGAAAACCCGAACACAAGGGGATAAGAAATAA
- a CDS encoding class I SAM-dependent methyltransferase, translating into MRADVLAFREFYQSPLGKSVDQIIGERLLQMWEQDPATLQHKMMVGLGYTLPYLSRAKELGAETFAFMPADQGVTHWPSFNNNRSILTSYHQLPLADSAVDYMLLVHALEHSSRPKHLLREVWRVLAPGGHVIIVVPNRRRIWSTLENTPFGSGRPYSATQLRLLMQEQMLPIDWWDTALMLPPFSRLSVDKLLPVCERPIRFFGKNLGGALIVCARKQVYGAIPDKKLKLRSQPLMIGG; encoded by the coding sequence ATGCGTGCTGATGTGCTAGCATTTCGCGAATTTTACCAAAGCCCGCTTGGGAAGTCGGTTGATCAGATTATTGGCGAGCGCTTGCTTCAGATGTGGGAGCAGGATCCAGCAACATTGCAGCATAAAATGATGGTGGGGTTAGGGTATACATTACCTTATTTATCACGTGCTAAGGAATTGGGTGCAGAAACATTTGCCTTTATGCCTGCGGATCAGGGCGTGACGCATTGGCCGAGTTTCAATAATAACAGAAGTATACTTACAAGTTATCATCAATTGCCACTGGCGGACTCTGCGGTTGACTATATGCTACTGGTACACGCATTAGAGCATTCAAGTCGCCCCAAACACTTGCTTCGTGAAGTTTGGCGTGTTTTGGCCCCAGGAGGGCACGTGATTATTGTAGTACCCAACCGAAGACGTATTTGGTCCACGCTCGAAAATACACCATTTGGTTCGGGCCGGCCCTATTCAGCTACTCAGCTTAGACTGTTGATGCAGGAACAAATGTTGCCGATCGATTGGTGGGATACGGCGTTAATGCTTCCACCGTTTTCGCGTCTAAGTGTTGATAAGCTGCTTCCTGTGTGCGAACGGCCAATTCGGTTTTTTGGGAAAAACCTTGGGGGCGCTCTGATTGTGTGTGCGCGTAAGCAGGTTTATGGTGCAATTCCTGACAAAAAACTCAAGTTGCGCAGTCAACCACTGATGATTGGTGGCTAA
- a CDS encoding ABC transporter substrate-binding protein — MRVTGKIFVLTTLCLGIALSPVISQDIVDKTSSQHPDIKIGSQEIPKAYWEGGDGDYNKVLDYLIAGYPGKVEVTFLPSSRLNRFLDSGLVDCSYISVTPNSETMEFIGPTNTISVTAYTRNGLKDIKKPDDLISIPFAIDVNLKSIARQHDLEPAMSLQSQTQMISLLAKGRIDALVGYDYDLDLLVSELNYTDQLKKTSIKFAEFEDGMTCHRTEKTQKFREIVKQNLIKARETGFLREIFDK; from the coding sequence ATGCGGGTAACAGGGAAGATTTTCGTTCTAACAACTCTGTGCTTAGGCATTGCCCTAAGCCCTGTTATTAGTCAGGACATAGTCGATAAGACATCATCTCAGCACCCCGATATAAAAATAGGCAGTCAAGAAATACCAAAAGCGTACTGGGAAGGCGGCGACGGCGACTATAACAAAGTTCTCGACTATTTAATCGCGGGCTATCCAGGTAAAGTAGAGGTCACCTTTCTGCCTTCATCCCGATTAAACCGTTTCCTTGATTCTGGCTTGGTCGATTGCTCCTATATAAGCGTCACACCAAATTCGGAAACAATGGAATTTATTGGTCCAACAAACACAATTTCCGTTACTGCTTACACACGAAATGGTCTCAAGGATATCAAAAAACCTGATGATTTAATATCTATCCCATTCGCCATTGACGTAAATCTGAAATCGATTGCGCGGCAGCATGATTTAGAACCTGCGATGTCGTTACAAAGCCAAACGCAAATGATTAGCCTGTTAGCGAAAGGTAGAATTGATGCCTTGGTTGGTTACGACTATGATCTGGATTTATTGGTAAGTGAATTAAACTATACAGACCAATTGAAAAAAACTTCTATCAAATTCGCTGAGTTTGAGGACGGGATGACTTGCCACAGAACAGAAAAAACCCAAAAGTTTAGAGAAATCGTTAAACAGAACCTTATCAAAGCAAGGGAAACTGGATTTTTAAGAGAAATCTTTGACAAATAG
- the metW gene encoding methionine biosynthesis protein MetW, with translation MTTPKGTYLRPDLTMIADMITPNSRVLDIGCDKGDLLNFLVKNKMVDGRGIELSQQGVNECVANGLFVIQGDADNDLGEYPDQSFDYVVLSRTLQAVKDPQKVLRELLRIGKKAIVTIPNFGQWRVRVNLFTSGRMPVTKSLDKTWYNTDNIHFCTILDLFDLIEQEGYVVETFIPYNKDGKRVVKARNYANFFADNALFLLNKEEY, from the coding sequence ATGACAACTCCAAAAGGTACATATCTACGCCCTGACCTTACTATGATCGCCGATATGATCACACCCAACTCGCGAGTACTGGATATTGGTTGCGACAAGGGCGATTTGTTGAATTTTCTCGTCAAAAACAAAATGGTAGATGGCCGTGGTATTGAGCTGAGCCAACAAGGCGTAAATGAATGTGTCGCCAACGGCCTCTTTGTGATTCAAGGGGACGCTGACAATGATCTAGGAGAATACCCGGACCAAAGCTTTGATTATGTCGTTCTCTCTCGCACACTGCAAGCGGTCAAAGATCCCCAAAAAGTTCTAAGAGAATTACTACGAATAGGGAAAAAAGCGATTGTCACGATACCTAATTTTGGTCAATGGCGGGTACGTGTTAACCTATTCACGAGTGGCAGAATGCCAGTAACCAAATCCTTGGACAAAACCTGGTACAATACTGACAACATTCACTTTTGTACCATATTAGACCTATTCGATTTAATCGAACAGGAAGGTTATGTTGTTGAAACATTTATTCCCTATAATAAAGACGGTAAGCGCGTAGTTAAGGCGCGGAATTATGCAAATTTCTTTGCAGACAATGCTCTGTTTTTACTAAATAAAGAAGAATATTAG
- a CDS encoding ABC-type transport auxiliary lipoprotein family protein, with translation MLSEFKERGLLKAIKATLGIGSLLLISACGPLISFGGDGDADEVYSLEYQGGYSTFNADAPRIYLDEPLMAEGLASRKMSVRLPDFRRSAIASTSWSANLSDLIRGYMARSIAVKSGVQLISEGGLDVKVGCRMAVHVWAFELVPGDIPQDDKVASTIELTLLNVTNGVLLGKQTFVVEKPVLSAGGAAIAAAFNQAIEDSANKMSEWLIPIQSGCVLGEA, from the coding sequence ATGTTGTCTGAATTTAAAGAACGAGGACTTCTTAAGGCAATTAAGGCAACGCTAGGTATTGGTTCTCTGCTTCTTATATCCGCGTGCGGGCCACTGATTTCTTTCGGCGGTGACGGGGATGCGGATGAAGTATATTCGTTGGAATATCAGGGGGGCTACAGTACGTTTAACGCTGATGCTCCGCGTATTTATCTTGATGAACCTTTAATGGCTGAGGGGCTGGCTAGCCGCAAAATGTCGGTGAGGCTACCAGACTTTCGTCGAAGTGCCATCGCTTCAACAAGTTGGTCAGCAAACCTTAGTGATTTGATACGTGGTTACATGGCGCGGTCTATTGCCGTCAAATCTGGTGTTCAGTTGATTAGCGAAGGCGGGCTGGACGTTAAGGTTGGTTGCCGTATGGCAGTTCATGTATGGGCATTTGAACTGGTTCCCGGTGATATTCCTCAGGATGATAAAGTAGCTTCCACCATAGAGTTGACTTTGTTGAATGTGACCAATGGTGTGTTACTTGGCAAACAGACTTTCGTTGTAGAAAAGCCAGTGCTTTCTGCTGGCGGTGCTGCTATCGCGGCTGCTTTCAATCAAGCGATTGAAGATAGTGCGAATAAAATGTCGGAGTGGCTTATTCCTATTCAGTCGGGATGTGTGCTCGGCGAAGCATAA
- a CDS encoding MFS transporter produces the protein MNAKVSSKMPAILFAVFIDLVGFGIIVPILPFLIDKYDGDTFTGTALISVYSLFALVAGPVWGRMSDKFGRKPALAATFIGATASYVTLAHADSLLWLFIARAMSGAMAGNIGIVMAAMADMTTAKNRGRAMGYVGAAFGFGFAFGPAIGGLLGGTGDNISIYLPGLIAAALSFIAMILTILFVPETNSTKNDVSEPTNNQEVHWTQIFTPSTGYLIFSMFVLAAISQSITFSITPFWAKHTLLWDSKQVGFLLMGTGLAVAFIQAFAIGPMFHKFGETTSLAFGAIVNILGCLIIVIFPASLTTALIGLPMIMSGLTIAFPALNSILSQRTDKRLQGTALGFSNGLSAGGRVFGPLLAGSLFTNYAPSTPFILVALTGLIVMFWTYYESKKV, from the coding sequence ATAAATGCGAAAGTAAGTTCCAAAATGCCCGCTATATTATTTGCTGTTTTTATTGATCTAGTTGGGTTTGGAATTATCGTTCCTATTTTGCCTTTTTTGATCGACAAATACGACGGTGATACATTCACAGGCACCGCTTTAATTTCGGTATATTCACTTTTCGCCTTGGTGGCGGGCCCTGTTTGGGGGCGTATGTCCGACAAGTTTGGCAGAAAACCAGCACTCGCTGCAACCTTCATCGGTGCGACGGCGTCCTATGTAACCCTTGCTCATGCGGATAGTTTGTTATGGTTATTTATAGCAAGGGCAATGTCAGGGGCAATGGCTGGCAACATCGGTATCGTTATGGCTGCTATGGCCGATATGACAACAGCAAAAAACCGTGGCAGAGCCATGGGTTATGTGGGTGCGGCCTTTGGGTTTGGATTCGCTTTTGGGCCTGCGATTGGGGGCTTGCTTGGCGGTACAGGCGACAACATTAGCATCTACCTGCCGGGCTTAATAGCTGCGGCCTTGTCGTTTATTGCTATGATTTTAACGATTTTATTTGTGCCGGAAACCAACAGCACCAAAAATGACGTCAGCGAGCCAACTAACAACCAAGAAGTACATTGGACCCAAATATTTACGCCATCTACAGGGTATCTTATTTTTTCTATGTTTGTTCTGGCTGCCATTAGCCAAAGCATTACTTTCTCGATTACGCCCTTTTGGGCAAAACACACCCTCCTATGGGACAGCAAACAAGTTGGATTTCTTTTAATGGGCACCGGCTTAGCTGTTGCCTTTATACAAGCCTTCGCGATTGGCCCAATGTTTCATAAGTTTGGGGAAACCACATCTCTTGCATTTGGGGCGATTGTTAACATTTTAGGATGTTTGATTATCGTTATATTCCCTGCCAGCTTAACCACTGCCCTGATTGGCCTTCCAATGATTATGAGTGGCCTAACAATCGCATTCCCGGCATTGAACAGTATTCTGTCCCAAAGAACAGATAAACGCCTACAAGGCACAGCCCTTGGCTTCTCAAATGGCTTGTCGGCAGGTGGCAGGGTATTTGGTCCTTTACTCGCCGGAAGTCTGTTCACAAATTACGCGCCCAGCACACCATTCATACTGGTTGCCCTTACAGGGTTAATCGTGATGTTTTGGACCTACTATGAAAGTAAAAAAGTATAA
- a CDS encoding DUF2125 domain-containing protein, producing MANQFRIVVGIGFLMILGYSALWFTVAFDFEKQAAINLSGLRELGINVTYDDISLGGFPYRITIEVSDLTISDPYEGYEYTSDKTEIVTHLWTPQHYVLQAENINASFFNEQIKIEDNYARASLRYTEDSKIIIAADSYTTDDLKITQAPDLLRATEFNEWQIFLRLHEKPEAPISGLYEDRFMDFKIVLNGKKGDLEAIGGISGQPILSWNQKDLTIWRNAGGLLEFDALTLSLGGAKLEGTGSFTLDDQLKLLGSIGFKTRRNLTDQHIARLNRFLKANKINSYQATAQSLQTPVGLSFQNGQIAIGNEKLLTIGSVLD from the coding sequence ATGGCAAATCAATTTCGCATAGTTGTCGGCATTGGGTTTCTGATGATACTTGGCTATTCTGCGCTTTGGTTCACTGTTGCTTTTGATTTCGAAAAACAAGCCGCCATCAATTTATCAGGCCTTCGTGAGTTAGGAATTAACGTAACTTACGACGACATATCACTCGGTGGTTTTCCGTATCGCATCACTATCGAAGTTTCAGATCTTACAATTTCCGATCCTTATGAAGGATATGAATATACAAGCGACAAAACCGAAATTGTCACACATTTGTGGACACCACAACACTATGTATTACAGGCAGAAAACATCAATGCTTCATTCTTCAATGAGCAAATAAAGATAGAAGATAACTATGCTCGAGCAAGCCTGAGATACACAGAAGATAGTAAAATTATCATAGCTGCGGATTCGTACACGACAGATGACCTGAAAATCACACAGGCACCTGATCTGCTCAGAGCTACAGAATTTAATGAATGGCAAATTTTTCTGAGATTACATGAGAAACCAGAGGCACCGATAAGTGGCCTTTACGAAGACAGATTTATGGATTTCAAGATTGTACTGAACGGCAAAAAAGGCGACCTTGAAGCAATCGGTGGCATTAGTGGGCAGCCAATATTAAGCTGGAATCAGAAAGATTTAACGATATGGCGCAACGCTGGCGGGTTACTGGAATTTGATGCCCTTACTCTTTCCCTGGGAGGGGCCAAACTCGAGGGCACAGGAAGTTTTACCCTTGATGATCAATTGAAATTACTAGGTTCAATAGGATTTAAAACTCGCCGAAACTTAACAGATCAACATATTGCGAGGCTTAACCGTTTTCTAAAGGCCAACAAAATCAATAGCTATCAAGCTACAGCTCAATCCTTGCAAACACCTGTGGGGTTATCATTTCAAAATGGCCAAATAGCCATTGGAAATGAAAAGCTATTGACTATCGGCTCTGTTCTCGATTAA